Below is a window of Coleofasciculus chthonoplastes PCC 7420 DNA.
GCCGTATCCTCTTGTTCCACCTTCTATTCCCTGAGTTTTCAATTAGCCCTACACTATCTGCAAGCCGAGGGAATCTCACCTGAATTTATTTCAGAAGATCGCTGGCAATTGGGTTCAGTTACATTAACAAATTTAAATGCAAACCCCGGATTTTACCAGCGTGGTGTCGGATTGGAAGGGTTTCAAGTCTTACTCAATTACCGTTCTCCAGAATTTGCCAAAACGATGGTAGAACGAGTAACCTTGAGTGATATTTGGGCAAATCGCGTGAATTCTGATTTTTTGCAGGATAAAATTATTTTAATTGGCATAACTGATCCCACAATTAAAGATGAATTCCAAACGCCGGGTAATCATGAAATGCGGGGGCTATTCCTGCATAGTCAGATGGTCAGTCAGATTATTAGTGCGGCTGTGGGAGAACGCCCCTTGCTGGCGTTTTTCCCTTTATGGGGGGATCTCGTCTGTGTTGGGATTGGGTCAGTTATTGGAGGTGCGATCGCATGGCACTATCGAGAGTCCCTGTTACGCCTGGGATTAGCAGTGGGAGTCTCTATGATAACGATTAATGGTATTGGCTGGTTTATTTTCATTCAAACTGGGAGTATATTACCCATGGTTCCAGTAATGCTAGCTGTAGTTGCCACAAGTGTAAGTCTTGGGGCTTACCAGGTATTTAGAACTTCGCGATCCGATGAAACCCCTTAAACCTATGATTGCACGCAAACTTGCTTTAATCCTGGCTATAACCGTTCTTGAATTGACAATTCATCGACCATTTGTTCAAGCACATCCGATTCAAAAATTAGCAAGTCTTAAACAAGATCCACCCGTTCGGGATAGACCGAATGATGATCGCAAACCTGCCGGAACTCGTGGACCTTGTGAACAGACTGAACAACCATTTACACCGTTATTACCCATTACCAACTCTGACTACAAGTTTTCTGGCTTTACCTTAAAAGCTTACCCCACATTTTGGTTTTATATTCCCTATCCGAGTAACACAATTAATCGAGGATCATTCGTTATCAAAGATTCACAGAATGAGACTCGAAACTATCAGGTTAGTTTCCAGCTTCCAGAAACACCAGGTTTTGTCAAAATTAGCTTGCCGATTACTGCCATTCCCCTAGAATTGAATAAACAATATCGTTGGCAGTTCACCCTATATTGTACATCCAATGATCCGACGGATTTATCTCAAAGCATTTGGCATAACGGCTCAATTGAACGCCTTGATCCTCAGCGTTTAGAACCTCAGACAGCAACAGCGTTGGTAATGGATCAGATGAAGTTTTATCAAGATAATCGTCTTTGGTACGATATCTCAGCCGATTTAGTCCAAATCTATGACTTTCCTCTAGCTTGGCGTTATTTATTAAGAACGATAGATTTAGAGGAACTCAAAAAAGAACCGATCGCAGGTTCCGTACAGCCTATTGGTGATTCTAATGAAATCTTAGGAAACCGGGAATAGGGAATCTGGGGGAGTCATGTAGAGACGCGCCATGGCACGTCTAGAAACAAGGACAGCTTGTGCTATCCGTTAGCGAACAATACAAACACCCCCGACTTGTACGGTACAAGCTTCTGGTTTTTTAACAGGTTCTAAACTCTGAGTACTGGCGTTGTAAGTATATTCACCCGCCGGAAAAACTCGGTTAGGATCGGCACAATAGCGATAGCTTTGTCCACCTTCGGGATAGGAGATAACGACTAAAGAACTGGTTGCTGGAGGACAGGTATCGAGTACATTTAATCCATACTCGTCTTCCAATTTTTCTTGGCGAGGATCGGTTGTTTGATTGGCGGCGGTTTGAGTTCCCGGGTGTCCCGGCTTTAAGGTTTCCGTACTCATGTCGTAGGTATATTGTCCCGCTTCTAGAAAACGGTTAGGATTGGCACAATAGGTATAGGTTTGATCCGATTCCGGAAACGACACAACCACTAACGAACCCGTCGCCGCTGGACAGTTTTCCAAGACTCTCAATCCAAAGTCATCTCGTAATAATTGTTTTCGTTTATCTGGGGTTTGATTTGAAGCGGAGGGTTGATTTGAGGGATTATTAACGATAACTCCAGGTGTAATTCCGGAAAGGGAAACCGTATATCTGCCTCTGGTATTATTGTCACCTAAGACGAGGAGTTTATATTCGCCACTGATGGGGACTTGATAAACTAACAGATTGGTTTTGTCATTGTAGACGACTTGGTTCCCGGTTTGTGAAGAACTCAGAACTAAAATAGGTGAAAGAGTGCTGCCCTCTTCTGGTTTAACATTGATGCGAACGGTATCCCCTTGTTGGGCATTAAACCGATATTCTTCACCCCCAGCAGTTTCCAGGGGCGCATTAGGGATTAAGTCGTTACGATAGCGGAAGGTGGGAGAGTTGGTTTGGATAAACCCCCTAACGCTGTCATTATTGTCTAGCATCGTGGCGGCGGTGGCGGTATGGGTAAGAATGGATAAGATGAATCCGCTGATAGCGAATGGGGTAGCGATTCGATTAATAACGGTTGGGGTAAACATGAACGCTGAAAATGCTCAACTTTAGGTACGGAAAGATTCTATCAAAGAAAGAGACCTATTTAAAATCGTAGGGTGGGTTAGGCGAGAATTAAATTTAGGTGATAACCCTTTAATGAACAATCCAACCTAACCCACCGATACTCAGGTCGAAACTCTTTTCAAATAAACTACACCTCTTGAAAACGTTGGGGTCAACGGCATAATTGAATAAAGGGCGCACGTCGGTGCGCCCCTACAGCAATTGAATTGGGCTATCGGAAAGTTTGATTATTTGGCAATTTTGGGTCCCATCCCAATTTTACCGGCATAGATGGCGCGATCGCCGAGTTCGTCTTCTATCCGGAGTAGGCGGTTGTATTTGGCAACTCGTTCACTGCGACAGAGGGAACCCGTTTTGATTTGACCCGCACGAGTGGCGACGGCTAAATCCGCGATCGTGGTATCTTCGGTTTCGCCAGAACGGTGAGAGATAACCGAACGGAATCCACTGCGGGTGGCGAGTTCAATGGTTTCTAAGGTTTCGGTTAATGACCCGATTTGATTGAGCTTAATTAGGATCGAATTCCCAGCGGCTAAATCAATCCCTTTTTGCAAGCGAGTGGGGTTGGTGACAAATAAATCATCGCCAACTAATTGGATGCGAGATCCAAGTTTTTCCGTCAGCAATTTCCAATTATCCCAATCGTCTTCATGTAAGCCATCTTCAATGGAAACAATCGGATATTGACTGACTAATTGATCCAAATAATCAACGAGTTCACTAGGGGAATGAGATGAGCCTTCATAGAGATACTGCCCGTCTTTGTAAAATTCGCTGGCGGCGACATCCATGGCTAACGCCACCTGTTCCCCTGGTTTATACCCAGCTTTTTCAATCGCGGCAATTAGAAATTCTAATGCGGCTTTATTGGACTCTAAGTTTGGCGCATAGCCTCCTTCATCACCTACACCGGATAGCAGCTTTTTCTCTTTCAAGACTTGAGACAGGGCGGCGAATACTTCAGCCCCCCAACGCAGTGCGTCTTGAAAGGTATCAGCACCCACGGGGACAATCATAAACTCCTGAAAGTCTACATT
It encodes the following:
- a CDS encoding DUF928 domain-containing protein — encoded protein: MIARKLALILAITVLELTIHRPFVQAHPIQKLASLKQDPPVRDRPNDDRKPAGTRGPCEQTEQPFTPLLPITNSDYKFSGFTLKAYPTFWFYIPYPSNTINRGSFVIKDSQNETRNYQVSFQLPETPGFVKISLPITAIPLELNKQYRWQFTLYCTSNDPTDLSQSIWHNGSIERLDPQRLEPQTATALVMDQMKFYQDNRLWYDISADLVQIYDFPLAWRYLLRTIDLEELKKEPIAGSVQPIGDSNEILGNRE
- the eno gene encoding phosphopyruvate hydratase, which codes for MLDKPESPIEAIDAREILDSRGRPTVEAEVRLASGALGLAQVPSGASTGSFEAHELRDGDSHRYNGKGVLKAVRNIKEKITPELLDMDALDQATVDQTMIYRDGTQNKNELGANAILAVSLANAKAAANELQLPLYRYLGGPLANLLPVPLMNVINGGAHADNNVDFQEFMIVPVGADTFQDALRWGAEVFAALSQVLKEKKLLSGVGDEGGYAPNLESNKAALEFLIAAIEKAGYKPGEQVALAMDVAASEFYKDGQYLYEGSSHSPSELVDYLDQLVSQYPIVSIEDGLHEDDWDNWKLLTEKLGSRIQLVGDDLFVTNPTRLQKGIDLAAGNSILIKLNQIGSLTETLETIELATRSGFRSVISHRSGETEDTTIADLAVATRAGQIKTGSLCRSERVAKYNRLLRIEDELGDRAIYAGKIGMGPKIAK